The proteins below are encoded in one region of Apium graveolens cultivar Ventura chromosome 4, ASM990537v1, whole genome shotgun sequence:
- the LOC141720540 gene encoding protein LITTLE ZIPPER 3-like isoform X1, translating into MPLLFPFMKRKMERLNSELYIENCYIMQENEKLRKKAQLLNQENQALLSKLKQKLSRTNNTANPNKAPEPNDPDLNLCKNASNKPTSSKPQGAK; encoded by the exons ATGCCCCTTCTTTTCCCTTTCAT GAAGAGAAAAATGGAAAGGCTTAACTCTGAACTTTACATTGAGAACTGCTACATAATGCAGGAGAATGAAAAGCTAAGAAAGAAAGCACAGCTCCTCAACCAAGAGAACCAAGCACTTCTTTCCAAGCTTAAACAGAAACTCAGCAGGACAAACAACACCGCAAATCCCAATAAAGCCCCCGAACCCAATGATCCCGACCTCAACCTCTGCAAGAATGCATCCAACAAACCAACTTCCAGCAAGCCCCAAGGAGCTAAGTAA
- the LOC141720539 gene encoding CAAX prenyl protease 2 isoform X2, whose protein sequence is MGMDGTAISKTTAIVACTSMTLLYVAILYTPTFLLRLPPPDSFKSFMIRRFICAAVSSVVSLILCAFILPVRIWDSANLLGVYGIRLDHIWQAVIIPLSLTSLMYGGSLVLKCLLLLDLWKDQWNHGDRISCGSVKDIAEKSINWMQTVSSNIMVWRNFIVAPVTEELVFRACMIPLLLCGGLATYNAVFLCPVFFSLAHLNHLRDTLQNRSLLQASIVVGFQLGYTIIFGWYASFLFIRTGHLTAPIIAHMFCNFMGLPVVYSQRTELITVRVGIGTVLGNRLQIIWKLFFY, encoded by the exons ATGGGGATGGATGGTACTGCAATATCAAAAACAACAGCAATAGTAGCATGTACATCCATGACTTTGTTGTACGTTGCCATTTTATACACACCCACTTTTCTCCTTCGTCTCCCACCGCCCGATTCTTTCAAGTCTTTCATGATCCGACGGTTCATATGCGCCGCTGTTTCTTCCGTTGTTTCTCTCATTCTTTGTGCTTTTATTCTCCCT GTCAGAATATGGGACTCAGCAAACTTATTGGGTGTATATGGCATTCGATTGGATCACATC TGGCAAGCTGTCATCATTCCTCTTTCCTTAACATCTTTAATGTATGGTGGATCTCTAGTCCTTAAGTGTTTGTTGCTGCTGGACTTGTGGAAGGATCAGTGGAATCATGGTGATCGCATATCATGTGGCAGCGTAAAAGACATTGCAGAAAAATCAATCAACTGGATGCAAACAGTTTCTTCCAATATCATGGTGTGGCGCAATTTCATTGTG GCACCAGTGACAGAGGAGTTGGTATTCAGAGCTTGTATGATACCTTTGCTTCTCTGTGGAGGACTTGCAACATACAATGCTGTGTTTCTTTGTCCTGTTTTCTTCAGCTTAG CTCATTTAAACCATTTACGGGATACCCTGCAAAATCGTAGCTTGCTCCAAGCTTCGATCGTCGTAG GTTTCCAGCTTGGCTACACAATCATTTTTGGGTGGTATGCCTCCTTTCTCTTCATTCGAACAG GGCATCTTACTGCTCCTATTATTGCTCATATGTTCTGCAATTTCATGGGCTTGCCTGTAGTCTATTCGCAGAGGACAG AATTGATAACTGTGCGTGTTGGCATCGGTACTGTACTTGGAAATAGGCTTCAGATTATTTGGAAATTGTTCTTCTACTAA
- the LOC141720539 gene encoding CAAX prenyl protease 2 isoform X1 — MGMDGTAISKTTAIVACTSMTLLYVAILYTPTFLLRLPPPDSFKSFMIRRFICAAVSSVVSLILCAFILPVRIWDSANLLGVYGIRLDHIWQAVIIPLSLTSLMYGGSLVLKCLLLLDLWKDQWNHGDRISCGSVKDIAEKSINWMQTVSSNIMVWRNFIVAPVTEELVFRACMIPLLLCGGLATYNAVFLCPVFFSLAHLNHLRDTLQNRSLLQASIVVGFQLGYTIIFGWYASFLFIRTGHLTAPIIAHMFCNFMGLPVVYSQRTGMITVTSIAGLLGFVWLLFPLTYPNLYNYRIDNCACWHRYCTWK; from the exons ATGGGGATGGATGGTACTGCAATATCAAAAACAACAGCAATAGTAGCATGTACATCCATGACTTTGTTGTACGTTGCCATTTTATACACACCCACTTTTCTCCTTCGTCTCCCACCGCCCGATTCTTTCAAGTCTTTCATGATCCGACGGTTCATATGCGCCGCTGTTTCTTCCGTTGTTTCTCTCATTCTTTGTGCTTTTATTCTCCCT GTCAGAATATGGGACTCAGCAAACTTATTGGGTGTATATGGCATTCGATTGGATCACATC TGGCAAGCTGTCATCATTCCTCTTTCCTTAACATCTTTAATGTATGGTGGATCTCTAGTCCTTAAGTGTTTGTTGCTGCTGGACTTGTGGAAGGATCAGTGGAATCATGGTGATCGCATATCATGTGGCAGCGTAAAAGACATTGCAGAAAAATCAATCAACTGGATGCAAACAGTTTCTTCCAATATCATGGTGTGGCGCAATTTCATTGTG GCACCAGTGACAGAGGAGTTGGTATTCAGAGCTTGTATGATACCTTTGCTTCTCTGTGGAGGACTTGCAACATACAATGCTGTGTTTCTTTGTCCTGTTTTCTTCAGCTTAG CTCATTTAAACCATTTACGGGATACCCTGCAAAATCGTAGCTTGCTCCAAGCTTCGATCGTCGTAG GTTTCCAGCTTGGCTACACAATCATTTTTGGGTGGTATGCCTCCTTTCTCTTCATTCGAACAG GGCATCTTACTGCTCCTATTATTGCTCATATGTTCTGCAATTTCATGGGCTTGCCTGTAGTCTATTCGCAGAGGACAG GTATGATAACTGTCACTTCTATAGCTGGGTTGCTGGGTTTTGTTTGGCTTCTTTTTCCACTAACTTACCCTAATTTGTATAATTATAGAATTGATAACTGTGCGTGTTGGCATCGGTACTGTACTTGGAAATAG
- the LOC141720540 gene encoding protein LITTLE ZIPPER 3-like isoform X2 — translation MERLNSELYIENCYIMQENEKLRKKAQLLNQENQALLSKLKQKLSRTNNTANPNKAPEPNDPDLNLCKNASNKPTSSKPQGAK, via the coding sequence ATGGAAAGGCTTAACTCTGAACTTTACATTGAGAACTGCTACATAATGCAGGAGAATGAAAAGCTAAGAAAGAAAGCACAGCTCCTCAACCAAGAGAACCAAGCACTTCTTTCCAAGCTTAAACAGAAACTCAGCAGGACAAACAACACCGCAAATCCCAATAAAGCCCCCGAACCCAATGATCCCGACCTCAACCTCTGCAAGAATGCATCCAACAAACCAACTTCCAGCAAGCCCCAAGGAGCTAAGTAA